Proteins encoded by one window of Primulina huaijiensis isolate GDHJ02 chromosome 1, ASM1229523v2, whole genome shotgun sequence:
- the LOC140986917 gene encoding uncharacterized protein, which translates to MISLKAIQASFNPNHGLFHDREFFKKRKIMLSFCKSNNNSDNDTEQDSTPPEGDKSKQELLARIAMLQTQKVRLTDYLDERSAYLKQFAEEANAEIDQIGENALRELDEAGARIMGNIESRMQAFEESMELNKIEIEENEKKVTDFEGKIVEDRNEGMFFKSFSGKTQVDKAKAKEEDEKIREVTKKDAGSVIRRNIYLALIALVVMGIAQASISSTSEWEKVVFLAVILVGLLSQLVYEQSVLSEQERSKEEKK; encoded by the exons atgatttcTCTTAAAGCAATTCAAGCCTCCTTCAACCCCAACCATGGCCTTTTTCATGACAGAGAATTCTTCAAGAAAAGGAAGATTATGCTCTCCTTTTGTAAGTCTAATAACAATTCAGATAATGATACAGAACAAGATTCTACACCGCCTGAAGGAGATAAAAGCAAGCAGGAACTTCTAGCCAGAATTGCCATGCTACAAACTCAAAAAGTTCGTCTCACCGATTACTTAGACGAAAGATCCGCATATCTAAAGCAGTTTGCTGAGGAAGCCAATGCTGAAATTGATCAAATTGGAGAGAATGCCCTCAGAGAATTGGATGAAGCCGGTGCACGG ATAATGGGGAATATAGAGAGCAGGATGCAAGCCTTCGAGGAATCTATGGAGTTGAACAAGATAGAGATCGAAGAGAATGAGAAAAAGGTCACGGATTTTGAAGGGAAAATCGTGGAAGACAGGAATGAAGGGATGTTCTTTAAGAGCTTTAGTGGGAAAACACAGGTTGACAAAGCAAAAGCAAAGGAAGAGGATGAGAAAATCAGGGAGGTGACTAAGAAAGATGCTGGGTCAGTAATCAGAAGAAATATTTACCTTGCACTCATTGCTTTGGTAGTTATGGGAATTGCTCAGGCCTCGATTTCTTCGACGTCTGAATGGGAGAAAGTGGTTTTTCTGGCGGTGATTCTGGTTGGTTTGCTGTCGCAACTGGTATATGAGCAGAGTGTTTTATCAGAACAAGAAAGATCAAAAGAAGAGAAGAAATGA
- the LOC140986899 gene encoding uncharacterized protein → MAQVPKNLSSKRLLVLLKAEKNLKSAVNLFESATRHPSYTHSASAFHHILHRLSISPDLNFVPNVTRIVDLIRIHQCQCSEDAALAVLKFYSKNLMAEKAMETFQKMGEVFGCEPGVRSYNSLLNAFVVSNQLSKAEVFFRNFRTMGVSPNLETFNVLIKIACQKGEFNKARELIDCMWDRNLSPDRHSYGTLINGLVKAGDLNEAVKVFEEMSCRGVMPDVMCYNILIDGFFKKGDLKVAYGIWNKLNKGSHVYPNVVTYNVMISGLCNCERFVEALDLCDRMRKNERKMDLFTYSSLIHGLCELGNIDGAERVYKEMAESEVPPDSVVYNALLNGYQKVDRFEDCFKLWELMGRDGNRNVASFNIMMRGLFNVGEVKEAISIWELLKESSCVADSTTYGILVHGLCENGYNKKALHVLEEAEGKGSVLDSFAYSAMICGMCRERKLDEAVSLLNHITKSGSKPNAHVYNALINGFMDASKLEDAMRIFSEMGSSNCPPTIVTYNTLIDGFCKARRFGEAYDLVKEMLGKGWKPDVITYSLLIKGLCLDQKVEMAFNLWNQVVSKGFKPDVRMHNILIHGLCSVAKTQHALSLYLDMSHWNCAPNIVTNNTLMEGFYKVGDLRTASVIWARILRGGLRPDVVSYNIVLKGLCSCGRISGAVLFLQDALTKSVFPNIITWNILVRAVILGFVKSFSANHWQFVLAQ, encoded by the exons ATGGCGCAGGTGCCCAAAAACCTGAGCAGCAAACGCTTACTTGTGCTGCTCAAAGCAGAGAAGAATCTCAAGTCCGCGGTCAACTTGTTCGAATCAGCCACTCGCCACCCCAGTTATACGCACTCTGCATCTGCCTTTCACCACATTCTCCACCGCCTCTCAATCTCCCCGGACCTTAATTTCGTTCCAAATGTCACCCGCATAGTTGATCTCATCCGCATCCACCAATGCCAGTGCTCCGAGGACGCGGCGTTGGCTGTTTTGAAGTTTTACTCAAAGAATCTAATGGCTGAGAAAGCTATGGAAACTTTCCAGAAAATGGGGGAGGTCTTCGGTTGTGAGCCCGGAGTGAGGTCCTACAACTCTCTGCTGAATGCCTTCGTGGTTTCGAATCAATTGAGTAAGGCGGAGGTTTTCTTTAGGAATTTTAGGACTATGGGGGTGTCGCCGAATTTAGAGACTTTCAATGTTTTGATCAAAATCGCGTGTCAAAAGGGGGAGTTTAATAAGGCGAGAGAGTTGATAGATTGCATGTGGGATAGGAATCTGAGTCCTGATCGTCACAGTTATGGCACTTTGATCAATGGGTTGGTGAAAGCTGGGGATTTGAACGAGGCTGTGAAGGTGTTTGAGGAAATGTCTTGTAGAGGCGTGATGCCCGATGTTATGTGTTATAACATTTTGATTGACGGGTTTTTCAAGAAGGGAGATTTAAAGGTGGCCTATGGCATTTGGAACAAGTTAAATAAGGGATCTCATGTTTATCCCAATGTTGTTACATACAATGTCATGATCAGTGGGTTGTGTAACTGTGAGAGGTTTGTTGAGGCTCTCGATTTGTGCGATAGGATGAGAAAgaatgagagaaaaatggatCTTTTTACTTATAGTTCGTTGATTCATGGGTTATGTGAGTTGGGGAATATTGATGGGGCTGAGAGAGTTTATAAGGAGATGGCTGAGAGCGAAGTACCTCCTGATTCTGTTGTATATAATGCATTGCTTAATGGTTATCAAAAGGTTGACCGATTTGAGGATTGTTTTAAGTTGTGGGAGTTGATGGGGCGAGATGGTAATCGAAATGTTGctagttttaatataatgatgAGAGGCCTGTTCAACGTTGGTGAAGTGAAGGAAGCTATTTCTATCTGGGAGCTTTTAAAAGAGAGTAGCTGTGTTGCAGATTCCACAACTTATGGAATACTAGTTCATGGATTATGTGAGAATGGATACAATAAGAAGGCTTTACATGTTTTGGAGGAGGCTGAAGGGAAAGGCAGTGTTCTAGATTCTTTTGCATACTCTGCGATGATCTGTGGGATGTGCAGAGAAAGAAAGTTGGATGAAGCAGTTTCATTGCTAAATCATATAACCAAAAGTGGTAGCAAGCCAAATGCTCATGTTTATAATGCTTTGATCAATGGTTTTATGGATGCTTCTAAACTTGAGGATGCAATGAGGATATTTAGTGAAATGGGAAGCAGTAATTGCCCGCCTACAATTGTTACTTACAATACGCTTATTGACGGGTTTTGTAAGGCTAGAAGATTTGGTGAAGCCTATGATCTTGTGAAGGAAATGCTAGGGAAAGGGTGGAAGCCAGATGTGATCACTTATAGCTTGTTGATAAAAGGTCTCTGTCTTGACCAGAAAGTCGAAATGGCTTTCAATTTATGGAATCAAGTTGTCAGCAAAGGTTTCAAGCCAGATGTACGAATGCATAATATTTTGATCCATGGGCTCTGTTCTGTTGCCAAAACTCAACATGCTTTGTCTCTGTATTTGGATATGAGTCATTGGAACTGTGCACCTAATATAGTGACCAACAATACCCTTATGGAAGGATTTTATAAAGTTGGTGACCTAAGAACTGCTTCAGTAATCTGGGCTCGAATTTTAAGAGGTGGGCTGCGGCCGGATGTTGTTTCCTACAACATTGTTCTCAAAGGTCTTTGTTCTTGCGGTAGAATATCAGGTGCTGTTTTGTTCTTACAAGATGCTTTGACGAAAAGCGTTTTTCCAAACATAATTACATGGAACATACTTGTCAGAGCTGTAATTCTCG GTTTTGTGAAATCTTTCTCAGCTAATCATTGGCAGTTTGTTCTCGCTCAATAA